From a region of the Nevskiales bacterium genome:
- a CDS encoding M20/M25/M40 family metallo-hydrolase, with protein RHAAGAVDFATEGAIFNGMGMETVVLGPGNIEQAHQPDEYLALDRIEPTVRLLRRLIQRFCVE; from the coding sequence CCCGCCATGCCGCCGGCGCGGTGGACTTCGCCACCGAGGGCGCGATCTTCAACGGCATGGGCATGGAAACCGTGGTACTCGGACCCGGCAACATCGAGCAGGCGCACCAGCCGGACGAGTACCTGGCGCTGGACCGGATCGAGCCGACCGTGCGGCTCCTGCGCCGGCTGATCCAGCGGTTCTGCGTGGAATAG